CGAATCTGCACTTCGGAAACACCGGGGATGGTCTGCAGGCGATCCTTGATCACCCGTTCCAGCACATCGGTGATTTCCATGGCGCTGTAGCGTTCGCTATAGAAGGCCAACCAGATCACCGGCTGGGCATCGGCCTCGACCTTCTGCACGATGGGCTCGGCAATTTCATCCGGCAGCAGGCCGCGCACCCGGCCCAGGCGGTCGCGTACATCGTTGGCGGCTTCATCGGAGTTGCTGCCCAGGCGGAACTGCGCAGTGATCTGGGTGTTTTCCGAGCGGCTGATGGAGCTGACAAAATCCAGCCCGTCGATGCCCGACAACACGTCCTCAATCGGCTGAGCGACCTGGGACTCCATGATCTCCGGGCTGGCTCCCGGATAGGTGACGTTGACCGTGACAATCGGCACGTCGATATTCGGGTACTCGCGTACGGCAAGTCGGTCATAGGCCATCAAGCCAAGCAGCACCACAATCAGCGACAGTACGGTGGCAAATACCGGCCGGCGGATGCAGATATCCGACAGGGTCATGACGCTTGCTCCACCACCTTGGTACGCACCGGCGCGCCGGGACGAACCTTTTGCCAGCCGGCGCTGATCAGCGTTTCATCACCCTGCAGGCCCTCCAGTACCTCGACCTTGCCAGCCAGGCGCTTGCCTAGCTTGACTTCGCGCACCTCGACTTTGCCCTCCACCACCAGGTTGACCAGCAGCTTGTCGCCCACCGGCATGATGGCTTCTTCTGGAATCACCAGGGCATTCGGCCGCTCGGCGAGGATCACCGAGACCCGCACGAACTGCCCGGGGCTCAGGCGGCCGTCACTGTTGCTGATATGCGCGCGAATCGCCTGGCTGCGTCCGGCTTCGTCCAGACGTGGGTTGATGGCGAAAATCTCACCGTTGAAGCGCTCACCCGGGTAAGCATCCAGACTGACTTCAATGAGCTGTTTGAGGCGGATTTGGCTGACGGCTTTTTGCGGAATGCGGAAATCCACCTTGAGCGGATCGAGCACTTCCAGGTTGACGATGTCCTGGCCCTCGCTGAGGTAATCACCGGGGCTGACGGCGCGCAAACCCAGCACGCCATCATAGGGCGCAAGGATGCGCGTCTTGTCCTGACGCGCCTGAGACAGCGCCAGGTTGGCGCGTGAAGCCTGTTGCTGGGCGCTGGCTTCATCCAGCGCCTGTGCGTTACTGGCACCGCGCTTGAACAGCATCTGCGCGCGCTGAAAGTTCTTTTCCGCGAGGTTCAGGTTGGCCTGCGCCTGCGCCAGTTCGGCGCGGGTAATCGAATCATCCAGGCTGACCAGCAATGCACCGGCTGCGACACGCTGGCCTTCGCGAAAATGCAGCTGCGCCACGCGCCCGGCAATTTCCGGACGGATCATCACCGACTCGTCGGGGCTCAGTGAACCGAAGGTCACCAGCTCATCGCGCACCAGACTGCGCTCGGCCTTGACCACCTCGACCAGCGGCCCTCCATTGGCCAGCGCGTGCACACTGGCAAGCGAACACAGCAAAAAGACCGTAGCGAACAGAGCATGCGCGCGGGCAAACATATACAACCCCTAATTCTTTGTAGAGGCTGAGTCTAACGGCCGAGCCGCGCAGATCAGCCGTTAAAAATGTTTCCCGATGTTGGCTGTCAGTTACTGGCGCATACCACGGCCACTGACCAGCAAGCGGATGCACACGCCATACAGCACTGCAGTGGCGACCAGCATAAAGGCGATGGCCACACCAATGCGGATATCGGATACCCCGAGAATGCCATAGCGGAAGGCGTTGACCATGTGCAGCACCGGATTGGCCAGCGATACCATCTGCCAGAACTGAGGCAACAGGCTGATCGAATAGAACACCCCACCCAGGTAGGTCAGGGGCGTCAGCACAAAGGTCGGGATGATCGAAATATCATCGAAGTTGCGCGCATACACGGCGTTGATAAAGCCGCCGAGGGAGAAGATGGTCGCGGTGAGCAGCACCACCAGCACCGTCACCCCGAGGTGATGCACCTGCAGATGAGTGAAGAACAGCGACAGCAAGGTGACGATAAAACCCACCGCCAGGCCGCGCAGCACACCACCGATCACATAACCGGTGAGGATGATATGCGGCGACACCGGCGAAACCATCAACTCTTCAATGGAGCGCTGGAACTTGCTGCCGAAGAAGCTCGATACCACGTTGCCGTAGGAGTTGGTAATCACCGACATC
This DNA window, taken from Pseudomonas sp. SG20056, encodes the following:
- a CDS encoding efflux RND transporter periplasmic adaptor subunit is translated as MFARAHALFATVFLLCSLASVHALANGGPLVEVVKAERSLVRDELVTFGSLSPDESVMIRPEIAGRVAQLHFREGQRVAAGALLVSLDDSITRAELAQAQANLNLAEKNFQRAQMLFKRGASNAQALDEASAQQQASRANLALSQARQDKTRILAPYDGVLGLRAVSPGDYLSEGQDIVNLEVLDPLKVDFRIPQKAVSQIRLKQLIEVSLDAYPGERFNGEIFAINPRLDEAGRSQAIRAHISNSDGRLSPGQFVRVSVILAERPNALVIPEEAIMPVGDKLLVNLVVEGKVEVREVKLGKRLAGKVEVLEGLQGDETLISAGWQKVRPGAPVRTKVVEQAS
- a CDS encoding ABC transporter permease, whose translation is MNSEFTANMVALRTIVYREIRRFTRIWPQTLLPPAITMVLYFVIFGNLIGSQIGDMGGFTYMEYIVPGLIMMSVITNSYGNVVSSFFGSKFQRSIEELMVSPVSPHIILTGYVIGGVLRGLAVGFIVTLLSLFFTHLQVHHLGVTVLVVLLTATIFSLGGFINAVYARNFDDISIIPTFVLTPLTYLGGVFYSISLLPQFWQMVSLANPVLHMVNAFRYGILGVSDIRIGVAIAFMLVATAVLYGVCIRLLVSGRGMRQ